The following nucleotide sequence is from Aptenodytes patagonicus chromosome 6, bAptPat1.pri.cur, whole genome shotgun sequence.
TTCCTGCATCCCAGGCATTAGTCACCAGGATGCTATTAATTAGCCTCAGCGATTCCCAAGAACGGGGGCAGCCCTAAATACAGCTCTTGCCTGTTGACTTTGTTTGGGCTGGTGTCTCTGCTTTTAATGCAGAAACAAAAGGGAGCAGACTAAGACAAGTGATGCTAttaaggaggaagaggcaggggagggagagagcatcCTGCATGCTCCAGGAGTTGGGATGCTCTCTGCAAACCAATTTCCGCCCCCCAAGTCACCGGCTTTGCCAGAAACTGCTGGCAAAAGCTGCTGCTCCAAGGTTTTGCTTTGCCTGGGTGATAAAGGGCTAACTGGATGCAGATTAAAAGTCACTATTATGGATAATCCGCAAGTGGGCCGTGGAAGCACGGGAAGCATCCCTCTGTTGTCTCTGGGCAGGGCGCCCGTGGATGTGTGCTGGCTCCAGCCCTTTgtgtttcaccaaaaaaaaagaaaaaagatactttgAACCACAAGatgagctgggggaagggagatgggatggggggggggctgggaagaAATAATTGCCATGTCTGAAAACAGTTACTATGGCAGCAAGTCTCCTTGATGCTGGAGCTAAATGTTGGGGACCTGCAAGGGTGCCTTTGTCAGATACTGAAGACACATTTAGATGCTAATGCTGACTTTAACCTTGGCTGCTTAACCTTGATGTGATggaaaggggggggagaaaaagcagaggaggggGGGCCCATGGAAAAGATGGGTTTCCTCTCCGTAAATTTGCCACTGAATGGACTTGGCAGACTCCTCTCAGCTGCGATTAACACTGTTATTTCTGCGCTTAATATTCAGCGGAGGTCTTAACAGCCTATTTATGGATAGCTGGCAATAGCTGCAGCATAATTCACCACTGCAACGCTCCTGTTTATCTCCATCCCCTTGGGACCATCTGATATAAGGCCGTTTTTTAGAACATCCCCTAGGTTTGATCATCCTGTCTCTGTAATCTCACCTTCATTTATAACTCACAATCAACACTGGAGTGAAAAAAGGAGGGGTGCAGAGAAGTGTCTCCTTTGGACTTTAGCTGTTGCGGGGAAAGAAATTTTGGTGGTCTGTTTAGAAAAGGAAGCCTTTCGACTTGAGGCTCAAAGCTGTCTTCAGCAGTGGGgatgaaggaggagggagggagagggttAGAAGTGATGGAGGTGAGAGGGGGAATTCCTCCGGGGTGCTGCCTGGCCACACTGAGGGCATCTCCTGCGCTGGACCTGGCACTCCTGGATCTGAGCATGAGCTCACAGCCTGAAGGTAAATTCCTAAACCACAAACCTATTGTGCACAGATCAGCCACTAATTCTTGGGGCAGCCCGGGTTGCACTTGCCTTGGGATTATCCTTCACAGCAgcttttaagaaagcttttgctGGAGCAATTCAGGTAGAAGAGATGAGAGCAGTAGCGGGTCTGCTGGTGACACTGCTCACAGATCTGACCCTATTCTTCTCTctctggtgtttttttctttaatgctttaGCTCCTGGAGTCTGGTGATCACTCACAGCTTTCTCCACTTGCCCTCGGAAGCTCATTACATTTACGAGGTCATGGAGAAAAGCCTGAACTCACACCAGCTCAAAGGCCAGCTGAGCAGGACAACCCCGGTgcacaaaacattttcattttccagcCCGTATGACGTCTGTGCCTTGCTTTTTGAACGTCTGTGGAGAGCGCGAAGGCAATGCCGCTTCACACGTGCCAAGGAGCGTTTCTTCCAGCTGCATGCTGAGGGGGACGGACCTCCCTGCACTTTTCACGCTGTCACCACATGGTGATTTCCATCAAAACTGTGCCCAGTGTCACCTCTGGAGACCATCACAGCGAGCTGCCTGTATTTTTAATGATGGCATGTGTTAGCAGGTAATCTTATCTCCATGCAAAGCTGCAACACGCATCTTCGGGATGAAATATGAATATGAGAAATGATCCCACTCCAGCCTGACAATCCTCACTGCACGCCGCGTGGTGAAAGCATCTTAAATTAAAAGCAGTATCTGTCTTCTGCAGTACACTTCTTTCTCCAGGGCTTTCTAGTTAAGCTGTCAGATACAgctgatatttattttacaaatgctgTAAAAGAGGGGATGGGTAATATTGTAGGAACaaccctgctgctgctctttggctCAGGAGCAATACCAGAAATAAATGCAATTGCAAAGAGCTGGGCAGGCCTTCCCCAGAGCATGCAGTGGAGGTTGCTTCCCTGTCCCCACGCTGCCCTGGAAGGGGCTTCAAGGAGGAGTAGCTGGGCCAGCAGCCACATGGCTTGGGGCACTGAGCCGTGCTGGGTCCTGGGGGGCTGGCTGGCCACAAGGACCTCAGGGTCGAGGGTATTCACGGCATTTATGAAATACGAGGTGCAAAAAGCATTAACAGCAGTGATGAACGTTAGTGTCCCCCCCGCCCTGGATTCAGCGCAGGTGAGGTTTTCCCCTCCTGACATCGCTTGGCTTTGGGAGACTGTGACAGCCCCTGGGGGATGCAGATGCTCCGTGTCGCAGCACCACGCTGGGTGCCGGTGACTCCCGAGCTCGCAGCGCCAGTGAACACTCTGCCTTTCCGGGCGCAGAGCATCGCTCTCCCGCTTTCCAGGCTCAGCTCATCACCGGTGCCAGTCATCCCCGCAGAGCTGTGCCTGAACCACTTTTGCGACCCCCCCGATTCCCTCAGCCGGGGATTATACATGGTGCAGCAGAAGGTCCCTCCTTGCGTCTCTGTGCATCGGATAATGCCTTGGCTTGGAACTATTTTTAGGGTCTTTTATCACTTCTGTGGTCGGTGACGATGAAAAGCGCAGGGATAACCAAGCTTTAGCCACAGGCGGGCGCAGCGGGAACTTGCTCCCAGGGTCCCCCACCCCCGCGCCGGGGCTGTCCCCGGGCAACGGGGCGCAGCAGGCCAAAgaccccgcgccgccccggcggTGCGGGCAGGAGCGGGGACGGGCAGgtgccggcgcgggcagggcggggggcggggccggcggagggcggcggcgcggcccctccCCCCGGGCGGGGCGGTGGCCGGCAGTCCCCCAGCGCTGCCGCCGCGTGGagccgcgctgcccgccgcccgctccgcgcccggcccAGCTCACCCCGAGCCGTGCCCctgcgggccggcggcggcgcggggatgGGCGCGGGGCTGTGAGGGCGGCGTGAGCCGTGGCCATGGGGAACATCTCCTCCAACATCTCCGCCTTCCAGTCCCTGCACATCGTCATGCTGGGCCTGGACTCGGCGGGGAAGACGACGGTGCTCTACCGGTTGAAGTTCAACGAGTTCGTCAACACCGTGCCCACCATCGGTTTCAACACGGAGAAGATCCGGCTGAGCAACGGGACGGCCAAGGGCATCAGCTGCCACTTCTGGGACGTGGGTGGTCAGGAGAAGCTGCGCCCGCTCTGGAAGTCCTACAGCCGCTGCACCGATGGCATCATCTACGTGGTGGACTCGGTGGACGTGGACCGGCTGGAGGAGGCCAAAACAGAGCTGCACAAGGTGACCAAGTTCGCCGAGAACCAGGGTACCCCGCTGCTGGTCATCGCCAACAAGCAGGACCTGCCCAAGTCCCTGCCGGTGGCCGAGATCGAGAAGCAGCTGGCGCTCCACGAGCTGACCCCTTCCACCACCTACCACATCCAGCCCGCCTGCGCCATCATCGGCGAGGGGCTCACGGAGGGCATGGACAAGCTCTACGAGATGATCCTGAAGCGGAGGAAGTCCCTCAGGCAGAAGAAGAAGCGGTAGAAGCCCCGCAGACGCGGGGAGGGATGGGAAAGCAGACAAAGGAACCGAGGGGGAGAGAGAACCAAAGCGAtcctttttggttttaattgttattactatttttttccctcttccccccccccccccctctttccaAATGAAAAGACAATAGTGGTGATAACAAAGCCGCTCCTGCCAGCCAAGCCCAGATCCCGGCTGCGGGCGAGAGCCGGGATCTCCCCTCTCCCACTGCCCCTTTCCGTGGACCACCGTGCTCCCAAGGGCCGGGTCCGGACCTCCTGGGCCCCCGGGCCGGGCTGGAGACATGCTAACGGGGCGAGACCCCCTCCGTCCTTCGGGACCACCGAGCTTTTGTGTGCCGGGGGCGAACAGGGCAGGACCCTGTTGAAGTGCATTTGAGAGAAGCCCAGCGTGCTTCTAGATCTTCAACGTGTgcattttggggtgggggggttgtaGTAGGGATGCAGCGGGGAGGGATGGATGCTATGTGGTGAAGGCAGCGCCCGGGCTCGGCAAGGTCAGCGGTGAGGGGGTTTCCAGCTGCGCCCCGATGCCTGCCCGCATCCCCGCATCCCTCCCCCGCGTTTGTCGGTGGGAAGGGGTGTTGAAAGCGGGGGGTTGGACCAGCACAAAATGTCTGTTGGGGGGGTGTGGGTGATGGGTAAGGGGACAAACCCTCCCTCCCCGGCTGATGTTTTAGGGCACGGATGGGGGCagagcaaggacaggcagccttcAGCCCGGGGGGCTTGTAAGGCTTCGGCGCCGGGGGTGCTTAGCAGCTGCTGACTGGTGCTGAGCTTTAAGctgtttgcttgaaaaaaaaaaaaaaaggcatgggtTTTGGGTGAATGCTGCTGGAagtgttgggggtggggggtgggggtgtgtgtccAGGAGTCCCCCTTCTCAAAGGCTCAGTTGTGGCATCTTCTGAAGCAAAGCCCGAGCAGGTCTTTATTGTGCCCAGGCAGAGGCATGCTCCAAGGTGCTAATTTGCTTCAGCTGGGGTGATCCAAGCTaggggttatttaaaaaaaaaaaaacaaacaaaaacaaacagaaagagcaaGCTTCATGGTACTGGtcactgtgctgctctgcagtTGGTGCAGGAGGTCAGGGCAGTGCTTGCTAAacgtggggttttggggggtcaTGGCAGGGCAGGACAGACGGCTGCTGGCACTGAGATAGCCAGAGCTTGCAAAATCTCTGCTGCAAAGAGACTCGGCAGCGCCGGGAAAATGGCAGGGTGTGAAGATTATGTAGGGGGGGTAACGTAGAGGGGTGTTAGTTTTTTATAAAGATTTAAACCCGATTCAAAGCAGAgagccccttgctgccagcaggagctgtgtgggctgcctctgcctgctgAGCACCCGGGGCAGGGTCAGGCCCTGCCATGTCCTTCTGCCGGTGGACATTTTGGTACCTGGATGAGACTGAGGTCCTGGGGACCAAAAGCCATTTGCTGTCTGTGTTTTGACCTGGGACCCAGCTCTCTGGAGGAGAAGACCAGGGTCCTGGCTTTCCACGCTGCTCACAGAGCAGAAGCAGGCAGCCCTCGGATGGGGGCAAATATCCTGAATTTTGAGCCACACAGTCTGGCAGGATTTTTTGGTGATTTTACACCAGCCTTCCCATTTGAAAACCCCTTCCCTGAGCAGCCAAGGAGAAACCACCaagcagacaaaagaaaaatgcccTTCGGGTTTCAGGGAGTTGATTCTCCACTTGCAGCGATGAGCGCGGCACCTTCCAAATAGCGTTTTTTTGTTAGGAAACAAATGTTGCAGCCAAGTAGTATTTCTCTTCTTGCGGGGTTTGAGTTCCCAACGCAAGTCCCGACTTGTGCGCTGAGTGAGTGGGCTGGTCCCATCCGTTCAGGTGGCTCTGTTACCACTTCCTTGGGTTTTCTGTGCTTTGTCTTCACCTCCAACACTTTGGTACTTGCtgtcaagagagaaaaaataaattatttattttttgatgcCACAGAAGCCACATGCATTAACCCTTTTTTTGGAGAGTGACCCGTTTTAGAGGCGAAATATAAAGGTATGATTTCCCCACCAGCTCAAAAGCAATCAGGTTTTAAAAATGACACATGCGGGCTATTAGTTGTGGGTTTTGCCTCCTTGCTGTCGAGACAGAGGTCTTGGTTTGGCAAACGCTGGCATGGAAAGCCTGGTGGCATGCATTTACAGAGCTCGGTCCATCCTGGGAGCTAGTTACATCCAGCTCAGCCGAGCAATCCCCTTGGAGAAATGGCTGGTTTTCGGCAGAGCACTTAAGCGTGCGCTGAACTGGCAGCGCATGCTTGAAGGTTCAGCTGA
It contains:
- the ARL4C gene encoding ADP-ribosylation factor-like protein 4C, with the protein product MGNISSNISAFQSLHIVMLGLDSAGKTTVLYRLKFNEFVNTVPTIGFNTEKIRLSNGTAKGISCHFWDVGGQEKLRPLWKSYSRCTDGIIYVVDSVDVDRLEEAKTELHKVTKFAENQGTPLLVIANKQDLPKSLPVAEIEKQLALHELTPSTTYHIQPACAIIGEGLTEGMDKLYEMILKRRKSLRQKKKR